One Spinacia oleracea cultivar Varoflay chromosome 4, BTI_SOV_V1, whole genome shotgun sequence DNA segment encodes these proteins:
- the LOC110804653 gene encoding uncharacterized protein gives MDPCQFLRIVVGNLAIKFSSSSSIQSESSSCYCRINLKGFPEQVATVPMIPQDGTHPEVQVQTVSACFNLTKSDLETLAGKSRTTTTATATSRKSGGNGSSRLTLKVNVYSTKSPNGCGLGSSGKFLGSVIVPLELSQQVLEGKTSTMMQNGWVLIGEKKKKGLNPQLYLSVKAQPDPRYVFEFDGEPGCSPQVFQVQGNIRQPVFTCKFSFRHGDHNLRSSSAISEPSTSRSWLSTLKADKDHNHHNQVNERKGWSITVHDLSGSPVAAASMVTPFVPSHGSDKVSRSNPGAWLVMRPGDQTWKPWGRLEAWRERTGLGSEGLGHRFELLPDAMGPAGITLAQSSIPARPGGKFNIDVTTGPSPASSPNSSIDFGSWAGSGSASSSGSEPGPVSGWCPGLMYKGFVMSSTVGGEGKGNKPVVEVGEKHVLCLEDAAAFVALAAAMNLSMDACRPFSQKLRKELRQQQSGEFVV, from the exons ATGGATCCTTGTCAGTTCCTGAGAATAGTGGTCGGAAATTTGGCGATCAAATTCTCGAGTTCGAGCTCGATTCAATCAGAATCATCGTCTTGTTATTGTAGGATAAACCTAAAGGGTTTCCCCGAGCAAGTCGCCACCGTCCCAATGATCCCTCAAGATGGCACGCATCCCGAGGTTCAAGTACAGACCGTATCAGCCTGCTTTAATCTGACCAAGTCAGATTTGGAAACCCTCGCCGGAAAATCGAGAACTACTACGACGGCGACGGCGACTTCGAGGAAGAGCGGCGGTAATGGTAGTAGCAGGCTAACTCTGAAGGTGAACGTGTACTCTACAAAGTCACCAAACGGGTGCGGGTTAGGGTCGTCCGGGAAGTTTTTAGGGAGTGTTATTGTACCTTTGGAGTTGAGTCAGCAAGTACTTGAAGGTAAAACGAGTACAATGATGCAAAACGGGTGGGTTTTAATTggggagaagaagaagaagggttTGAATCCACAACTTTATTTAAGTGTGAAAGCTCAACCCGACCCGAGATATGTTTTCGAGTTTGATGGTGAACCCGGGTGTAGTcctcaagtatttcaagttcaagggAATATTAGACAGCCTGTTTTTACTTGCAAGTTCAGTTTCAGACATGGTGATCATAATTTGAGATCAAG CTCAGCAATATCAGAGCCCAGCACATCAAGAAGCTGGCTAAGCACACTCAAAGCTGACAAGGATCATAACCACCACAACCAAGTAAATGAGCGTAAAGGGTGGTCCATTACAGTCCATGATCTATCCGGGTCACCCGTTGCCGCCGCTTCGATGGTTACCCCGTTCGTCCCCTCGCACGGGTCGGACAAGGTTAGCCGGTCTAACCCGGGCGCGTGGCTCGTCATGCGCCCGGGGGACCAAACGTGGAAGCCCTGGGGCCGGCTCGAGGCCTGGCGGGAACGCACCGGTCTCGGGTCGGAAGGGCTCGGACACAGGTTCGAGCTCCTCCCCGACGCAATGGGACCCGCCGGGATCACATTGGCCCAATCCTCAATCCCGGCCCGGCCCGGGGGAAAGTTCAACATCGACGTAACGACCGGACCCTCCCCCGCGAGCAGCCCGAACAGCAGTATCGACTTCGGATCATGGGCGGGGTCCGGGTCAGCATCGTCTTCCGGGTCAGAACCAGGGCCAGTGTCGGGCTGGTGTCCCGGGTTGATGTACAAGGGGTTTGTGATGTCCTCAACGGTGGGAGGGGAAGGAAAAGGGAACAAGCCAGTGGTGGAAGTGGGGGAAAAGCACGTGTTATGCTTGGAGGATGCAGCCGCATTTGTTGCATTAGCTGCGGCTATGAATCTGAGTATGGACGCATGTAGGCCCTTCTCACAGAAGCTGAGGAAAGAGCTGAGGCAGCAGCAGAGTGGGGAGTTTGTCGTTTGA